In a single window of the Leptospiraceae bacterium genome:
- a CDS encoding DUF1801 domain-containing protein, whose protein sequence is MQAKEISPDQYVNSLPEDRKEAITQLRKIILKNAPKGFQEAMSYGMLGYVVPHKLYPAGYHCNPELPLPFISLASQKNFIALYHMGMYADKKLLQWFTTEYPKHTKAKLDMGKSCIRFKKIDQIPYKLIEELVKKMTVKDWITIYEKEVKR, encoded by the coding sequence ATGCAAGCAAAAGAAATTTCTCCCGATCAATATGTAAACTCACTTCCAGAAGATAGAAAAGAAGCAATCACCCAATTACGAAAAATTATTTTAAAGAATGCTCCAAAGGGATTCCAGGAAGCAATGAGTTACGGAATGCTAGGCTATGTTGTTCCGCATAAATTATATCCTGCGGGTTATCATTGTAATCCGGAACTGCCTTTGCCATTTATAAGCCTCGCCTCTCAAAAGAACTTCATTGCCTTATATCATATGGGAATGTATGCAGACAAAAAGTTGTTGCAGTGGTTTACTACCGAGTATCCCAAACACACTAAAGCAAAACTCGATATGGGCAAAAGCTGTATTCGTTTCAAGAAAATTGATCAGATACCCTACAAGCTCATAGAAGAGCTAGTCAAAAAAATGACAGTCAAAGACTGGATTACAATTTACGAAAAAGAAGTGAAGAGATAA
- a CDS encoding pathogenicity locus has translation MKSKETSIKELRKIPGVGKVIAQDLLNLGFQSISDLKGQNPEEMYIHHNEIKGSVQDICMLYTFRCAVYFAETPQTKQELEKLKWWNWMDKEKISSEEKDFQIKQWLRKGKKTK, from the coding sequence ATGAAAAGCAAAGAAACATCAATAAAAGAACTGCGTAAAATTCCCGGAGTTGGAAAAGTTATTGCCCAAGATCTTTTGAATCTTGGCTTTCAATCGATCTCTGATTTAAAAGGTCAAAATCCAGAGGAAATGTATATCCATCACAATGAAATCAAAGGTTCCGTCCAAGATATCTGTATGCTATATACATTTAGGTGTGCTGTGTATTTTGCTGAAACCCCACAAACTAAACAAGAGTTAGAAAAACTGAAATGGTGGAATTGGATGGATAAAGAAAAGATATCCAGTGAAGAAAAAGATTTTCAAATAAAACAATGGTTGCGAAAAGGGAAAAAGACAAAGTAA
- a CDS encoding serine hydrolase, with the protein MPIRFRLLLLFLIINLCKTDTAIEKYQSSFLKKKGTVDEVKVAQIKHSLEGWLNYNYSSKVFPSIAVGVVKGNELVYSYKLGTTDRTNYGLGSITKTFTGTMVMQAVEKGLIELDAPVSKYIPGLKLEKAELKSKPVTIRHLLSHTSGMPDLRYYQNPEVIPTATTGLPFNITGQIYPAGYHYRYSNYGFMTLGVVLEKVYNKPLKQIIEEEIFAKIGMDNSFASPMVQGAGGIQTNLIDMGPYASMWLNEGKSVNGVQVLKPETVNKMIRLQTPVPSFARTKKYCGLAWRTESDEEGVTTFFHIGGANYVAAWVQMFPKYDVAVFYLSNPPEYDDNLMTQLVIMQWKLGDLASAIVGAEKPVHKTGETNPSEEVYKKYEGNYKNPLTQKKATVFYKDAKLYFQPEGGGQIYLPPSTISVFGGPGGPGSYEFTWHPLTQAILGVSNYAGFYERIYE; encoded by the coding sequence ATGCCGATTAGGTTTAGGCTACTCTTACTATTCCTCATAATCAATTTATGTAAGACCGATACAGCTATCGAAAAATACCAGTCCTCTTTTTTAAAAAAGAAGGGGACTGTAGATGAAGTTAAAGTTGCTCAAATCAAACACAGTCTAGAAGGATGGCTGAATTATAATTATTCAAGTAAAGTATTTCCATCTATTGCTGTAGGTGTTGTAAAAGGAAATGAGCTTGTATACAGTTATAAACTAGGAACTACAGACAGGACAAACTACGGATTAGGCTCTATTACAAAAACATTTACCGGCACAATGGTAATGCAGGCAGTAGAGAAAGGCTTAATCGAATTAGACGCTCCTGTTAGCAAATACATTCCTGGATTAAAATTAGAAAAAGCAGAACTCAAATCAAAGCCTGTCACAATTCGTCATCTATTGTCTCATACTTCCGGTATGCCGGATCTTCGTTATTATCAAAATCCAGAAGTGATTCCAACGGCTACTACCGGTTTGCCTTTTAATATTACGGGTCAGATTTACCCTGCCGGTTATCATTATCGTTATTCTAATTATGGATTTATGACTTTAGGTGTAGTGTTAGAGAAAGTTTATAATAAACCTCTCAAGCAAATCATAGAAGAAGAAATCTTTGCAAAGATTGGCATGGATAATTCTTTTGCAAGTCCTATGGTGCAAGGAGCCGGTGGAATTCAAACCAACCTTATTGATATGGGACCTTATGCGTCTATGTGGTTAAATGAAGGTAAGTCGGTAAATGGTGTGCAAGTTTTAAAGCCTGAAACAGTTAATAAAATGATTCGTTTACAGACTCCTGTTCCTAGTTTTGCTAGAACCAAAAAATATTGTGGGCTTGCCTGGAGAACAGAGAGCGATGAAGAGGGAGTAACCACATTCTTTCATATTGGTGGTGCAAACTATGTTGCTGCCTGGGTTCAAATGTTTCCCAAGTATGATGTAGCTGTTTTTTATTTATCCAATCCCCCTGAATACGATGACAATCTAATGACTCAACTTGTAATCATGCAATGGAAGTTAGGCGATTTAGCTTCCGCCATTGTAGGTGCTGAAAAGCCAGTTCATAAAACGGGCGAGACAAATCCCTCCGAAGAAGTATATAAGAAGTATGAGGGTAATTATAAAAATCCGCTCACACAAAAAAAAGCGACTGTGTTTTATAAAGACGCAAAGCTTTACTTTCAACCGGAAGGTGGAGGACAAATCTATTTGCCTCCAAGCACGATAAGTGTATTTGGTGGTCCCGGTGGTCCTGGCTCTTATGAGTTTACATGGCATCCCTTAACACAAGCAATTTTAGGCGTATCAAATTACGCTGGATTTTACGAAAGGATTTATGAATGA
- a CDS encoding response regulator → MKILIVDDNDRYANNLKAFFDKKNIETVRALDAREGWEIFQKENFHTVISDITMETQTSGLFLIRKIYKSGFKGNIIIATTGFDAPGVMFVSKYLLPAFGGVGWMVPKVPLKRGEVVFIPTNLKKGVEFEVMLNA, encoded by the coding sequence ATGAAGATTTTAATTGTTGATGATAATGATCGCTATGCGAATAATCTGAAAGCTTTTTTTGACAAAAAGAATATCGAAACAGTAAGAGCGTTAGACGCTAGAGAGGGCTGGGAAATATTTCAAAAAGAAAATTTTCATACTGTTATAAGTGATATTACAATGGAGACACAAACCTCTGGTCTTTTTTTAATTCGCAAAATTTACAAGTCAGGATTTAAGGGTAATATCATAATAGCCACAACAGGATTTGATGCACCCGGAGTAATGTTTGTAAGTAAATATCTATTACCCGCATTTGGTGGAGTGGGTTGGATGGTTCCCAAAGTCCCTCTCAAGAGAGGCGAAGTCGTATTTATCCCCACGAACTTAAAGAAGGGAGTGGAGTTTGAAGTAATGTTGAATGCCTAA
- a CDS encoding PAS domain-containing protein, with the protein MINHNSSEKKTILLVDDEIIFANATSRKLQLLGYDTILVNSGKEAIEVIRQRNNIHLILMELDLVSGINGIEAAKQILLIRNIPIVFHTSHLDKENIEKIKSVSRYGFVIKNSDDYVLQSSLEIAFELFYANQDLLEWKIQNDSLRQSQHQISSLLDSISDSVVSFDKDWRYTYANESALANFQMTTDQLIGKVFWEVFPEVIGTIFLEKPKEAMQKETPIEFEGYYEKYNVWIAIHCYPFKNGLTMIYQNVTKKKETEKKARDAFNFLNSIIENIPNMIFMKHAKDLRFALFNRAGENLLGFNRKDLIGKNDYDFFPKEQADFFTKKDRNVLGQTELFDIPEETINTPKGSRILHTMKLTLFDEKGEPEYLLGISEDITEKKEAEKKIRENIERYDRLTMTVPGVLYDYIMHKDGSSQMIFMSSKCLEVFEVPAEEVMKDMSVIWKMVHPDDLERFLRENEETVRSGNRFNTEIRIIPSSGQEKWLQITSRPNPTNNPDEPVVWSGFVIDITYRKIVEEKIKTLLHEKELLLREVHHRIKNNMLTITSLLFLQTESLKDPAAISALNDAISRIQSMVLLYDKLYRSSNFNELSVLDYLSPLVDEIINNFPNYHIVTIEKAIENFLLPTSMLFPIGIMINELLTNAMKYAFVGRQNGLLIVSATKVENRISFSIKDDGVGITDTEETSNGFGLQLVNMLAKQIRGKVSIKNENGTTFTLEFEMK; encoded by the coding sequence ATGATTAACCACAATAGTTCAGAAAAAAAAACAATTCTTCTTGTAGATGATGAAATCATCTTTGCAAATGCAACCTCTAGAAAATTACAATTGCTTGGGTATGATACAATCTTAGTCAACTCAGGCAAAGAAGCAATTGAGGTTATTAGACAAAGAAATAACATCCACCTCATCCTTATGGAGCTTGACCTAGTTTCTGGAATAAATGGAATTGAGGCAGCAAAGCAAATTCTTTTGATTAGAAATATTCCAATTGTTTTTCATACATCTCACTTAGATAAAGAGAATATTGAAAAGATAAAAAGCGTTAGTCGCTATGGATTTGTAATAAAGAACTCTGATGATTATGTTTTACAATCTTCCCTCGAAATAGCATTTGAATTATTTTATGCAAATCAAGATTTGCTGGAATGGAAGATTCAAAATGATTCTCTAAGACAATCCCAACATCAAATCAGTAGTTTACTGGATAGCATTTCTGATAGTGTTGTATCCTTCGACAAGGACTGGCGTTATACATATGCAAATGAGTCCGCCTTAGCCAATTTTCAGATGACTACCGATCAGTTAATTGGAAAGGTTTTTTGGGAGGTATTTCCTGAGGTCATTGGAACAATATTTTTGGAGAAGCCGAAAGAGGCGATGCAAAAAGAAACTCCAATTGAGTTTGAAGGCTATTATGAAAAATATAACGTTTGGATAGCTATTCATTGTTATCCATTTAAGAATGGATTAACAATGATTTATCAGAATGTTACCAAGAAAAAGGAAACTGAAAAGAAGGCGAGAGATGCATTTAATTTTTTGAATTCAATCATTGAAAACATTCCTAATATGATATTCATGAAACATGCAAAAGATCTACGATTTGCCTTATTCAATCGGGCTGGTGAAAACTTACTAGGCTTTAACCGAAAAGATTTAATTGGAAAGAATGATTATGATTTTTTCCCAAAAGAGCAAGCAGATTTTTTTACTAAAAAAGATAGAAATGTTTTAGGACAAACAGAGTTATTCGATATTCCCGAAGAAACTATAAACACACCGAAAGGTTCTCGGATTCTCCACACGATGAAATTAACTCTCTTTGATGAAAAAGGGGAACCTGAATATCTATTAGGAATTTCGGAAGATATTACAGAAAAGAAAGAAGCCGAGAAAAAAATTCGTGAAAATATCGAGAGATATGATCGGCTAACAATGACTGTCCCCGGAGTGCTCTATGATTATATTATGCACAAAGATGGTTCTAGCCAGATGATTTTCATGAGTTCAAAATGCTTAGAAGTCTTTGAAGTTCCTGCAGAGGAAGTCATGAAAGATATGAGTGTAATTTGGAAAATGGTTCACCCTGATGATCTAGAAAGATTTCTAAGAGAAAATGAAGAGACTGTCCGATCAGGAAATCGCTTCAACACAGAAATCAGAATCATTCCCTCTTCCGGACAAGAAAAATGGCTTCAAATTACTTCCAGACCAAATCCAACAAATAACCCTGATGAACCCGTCGTATGGAGTGGCTTTGTTATCGATATTACCTATCGCAAAATAGTCGAAGAAAAAATAAAAACCTTACTGCACGAAAAAGAATTACTTCTAAGAGAAGTTCATCATCGTATCAAGAATAACATGCTAACGATTACGAGCCTTCTCTTTTTACAAACAGAGAGTCTAAAAGATCCAGCGGCTATATCAGCATTAAACGACGCTATTAGTAGAATTCAAAGTATGGTTTTATTATATGACAAACTATACAGATCATCCAATTTTAATGAGTTGTCAGTTTTGGATTATCTTTCGCCACTTGTAGATGAAATTATAAATAACTTTCCAAATTATCATATCGTAACAATTGAGAAGGCAATAGAGAATTTTTTATTACCTACATCAATGCTCTTTCCAATTGGTATAATGATTAATGAATTATTAACCAATGCAATGAAATATGCTTTCGTTGGCAGACAGAACGGATTATTAATAGTATCCGCTACAAAGGTAGAAAACCGAATTTCTTTTTCTATAAAAGACGATGGAGTCGGAATTACGGATACAGAAGAAACATCGAACGGATTTGGTTTACAATTAGTCAATATGCTAGCAAAGCAAATCCGAGGGAAAGTGAGTATCAAAAACGAAAACGGCACAACCTTTACCCTTGAGTTTGAGATGAAATAA
- a CDS encoding beta-lactamase family protein, translated as MPEDERTPSELVAKKNAEKKAEIDASEREIRKELARIEKSMTAIAQNAISHNYILGSSVAIYYKQNLVFEVNEVFKNSTPVSLASVTKPFTSMAIMQLADSGLLKLNDPIGKYIPEYAKQFPPIEGKEITIRHLLSHSSGIPYIGTRQIYAAGTKFMYSNYNYRLLASIIEKVSGQSYATYVKENIFFPLDMDDSMVSSNADGASGIAVSARNLANFANVFLKEGKYRDQSIIHSSKIKKIFKAPDYIPKSSNMEYYGLGWRVTRENNLVKMFYHTGLWNGIFADLRIMPQNQSFIIQLCNPPSYKSAGFTSYHGQMQSLAIRYLELLEKLPTQPETELASVSFFEEQEDLFPDAD; from the coding sequence ATGCCAGAAGATGAAAGGACGCCTTCTGAACTCGTAGCAAAAAAGAATGCAGAAAAGAAAGCTGAGATAGACGCATCTGAGCGAGAAATCAGAAAAGAACTCGCTAGAATAGAGAAATCCATGACTGCGATTGCACAAAATGCTATCAGCCATAACTATATCCTTGGTTCTTCCGTTGCCATTTATTATAAGCAAAACTTAGTTTTTGAAGTAAATGAAGTTTTTAAGAACTCTACTCCTGTGTCTTTGGCATCTGTCACAAAGCCTTTTACAAGCATGGCAATTATGCAACTCGCTGATTCAGGACTTTTAAAACTAAATGATCCGATTGGGAAATATATTCCTGAGTACGCAAAGCAATTTCCTCCTATCGAAGGAAAAGAAATTACGATTCGACATTTACTAAGCCATTCTTCTGGCATACCCTACATTGGGACTCGTCAGATTTATGCGGCTGGCACGAAGTTTATGTATTCTAATTACAATTACAGATTGCTTGCAAGTATCATTGAAAAAGTTTCCGGACAGAGTTATGCTACGTATGTAAAAGAAAATATTTTCTTTCCTTTGGATATGGATGACTCTATGGTTAGCTCAAATGCTGATGGAGCTTCTGGAATTGCGGTATCCGCACGTAACCTTGCAAACTTTGCGAATGTTTTTTTAAAAGAAGGAAAGTATAGAGATCAATCTATTATTCATTCTTCCAAAATAAAAAAGATTTTCAAAGCGCCGGATTATATTCCGAAAAGTTCTAACATGGAATATTACGGTCTTGGCTGGAGAGTAACAAGAGAAAACAATTTAGTGAAGATGTTTTATCATACTGGTCTATGGAATGGAATTTTTGCTGATCTTAGAATCATGCCACAGAATCAATCCTTCATTATCCAGTTGTGCAATCCCCCTTCTTATAAATCGGCTGGGTTTACATCTTATCATGGACAAATGCAATCATTAGCAATTCGTTATCTAGAATTATTAGAAAAATTACCAACGCAACCAGAAACAGAATTGGCTAGTGTTAGTTTTTTTGAAGAGCAAGAAGACTTATTCCCCGATGCCGATTAG
- a CDS encoding N-acetylmuramoyl-L-alanine amidase — protein MLKEILRSFEGKYFSEENWEGRFERDWILRREKKNKEIPEPDFDRGRGLTTQTKIELKELERDEQGFTPENFRLKYVFKQKIKPECIVLHFTAISSFLVSQDTLERRKLAASIMVDKDAKAYQLLDSLDDMAQAATGTNQNCIQIEIVGKNMDELLSNDKQTQKVSRLVLELADKYNVPLNNEKIEELKGIYSHTQAKKKYGGSIALYGKDFDPGEPYMKKIIESIGGKYYSEKEWFNRFSDDWIMLDAEFQP, from the coding sequence ATACTAAAAGAAATTCTTCGTAGTTTTGAAGGAAAGTATTTTTCAGAAGAAAACTGGGAAGGTAGATTTGAGCGAGACTGGATTCTAAGAAGAGAAAAGAAGAACAAAGAAATTCCGGAGCCAGATTTTGATCGAGGCAGAGGACTCACAACGCAAACTAAAATTGAATTAAAAGAACTGGAGAGAGATGAACAAGGATTTACCCCTGAGAATTTTAGATTAAAATATGTATTCAAACAAAAGATTAAACCTGAATGCATTGTTTTACACTTTACTGCAATTTCAAGTTTCTTAGTTTCGCAGGATACTTTGGAAAGACGAAAATTAGCCGCATCTATCATGGTTGACAAAGACGCTAAAGCTTATCAGTTGCTAGACTCTCTAGATGACATGGCGCAAGCAGCTACAGGCACAAATCAAAATTGTATCCAGATAGAAATTGTAGGAAAGAATATGGACGAGTTACTTTCCAATGACAAGCAAACACAAAAAGTTTCAAGGCTTGTTTTAGAACTTGCGGATAAGTATAATGTTCCGCTGAACAACGAAAAGATTGAAGAACTCAAAGGAATCTATTCTCATACACAAGCAAAAAAGAAATATGGTGGATCTATTGCACTTTACGGAAAGGATTTCGATCCGGGTGAACCTTATATGAAAAAGATTATAGAATCCATCGGCGGTAAGTATTATTCTGAAAAAGAATGGTTTAATCGTTTCAGTGATGATTGGATTATGCTAGACGCTGAATTTCAACCTTAG
- a CDS encoding cytidylate kinase-like family protein produces MARNSILDYIKEKINSDNALNALSVPRVITISREYGCPGIPIANAVSNALTATNKTEWSVIDKQIINQAAEEFDIPARLIDQIAKSNPKGIFEELFLAFSDIHLPSDIKIKKTIARIIRTVALHGNVVILGRGGAVIARDLEKSLHVHLHASVKWRMPRVKNLEKITSDAEAVGRINLVDNERIFLKNYFAGENLGANVFDVSFNCEYLTEDQIVQSILKLAQLKGI; encoded by the coding sequence ATGGCTAGAAATTCAATACTAGATTATATCAAAGAGAAAATAAATTCTGACAATGCACTCAATGCGTTAAGTGTGCCCCGCGTGATTACCATATCACGTGAATACGGATGTCCCGGCATCCCGATTGCAAATGCGGTTTCTAATGCGTTAACCGCTACTAATAAAACAGAATGGTCTGTAATTGATAAACAGATTATCAATCAAGCTGCTGAAGAGTTTGATATTCCTGCTAGACTCATAGATCAAATTGCAAAATCAAATCCTAAAGGTATCTTTGAAGAATTATTCTTAGCGTTTTCAGACATTCACTTACCAAGTGATATTAAAATTAAAAAAACAATCGCTCGTATAATTAGAACAGTTGCCCTGCATGGAAACGTTGTTATCCTCGGACGCGGTGGTGCAGTCATTGCACGTGATTTAGAAAAATCTTTACACGTCCATTTACATGCCTCCGTCAAATGGAGAATGCCAAGAGTAAAGAACTTAGAAAAAATAACATCGGACGCTGAAGCAGTAGGAAGAATTAATCTTGTGGATAATGAGCGTATATTCCTAAAAAATTACTTTGCGGGAGAAAATCTTGGAGCCAATGTTTTTGATGTTAGCTTCAATTGTGAGTATTTAACAGAAGATCAAATTGTTCAATCTATTTTAAAACTTGCACAATTAAAGGGAATTTAA
- a CDS encoding N-acetylmuramoyl-L-alanine amidase, producing MTSFRELISEEEVVNKIKSTPRTNPISSLLLHHTDSKSKEEYLRDSIASGYAVHFIVGKDAKYYGWSSSLNLTVKAVPKMDDFSLHISIEGKEDSILQNKKQLEATGKLLKKLSTDLDIPFSNQNINSNSGIFTHIQAKRNTEILLI from the coding sequence GTGACCTCCTTTCGGGAATTAATTTCGGAAGAAGAGGTTGTTAATAAAATCAAAAGCACTCCGCGGACTAATCCCATTAGTTCGCTCCTACTTCATCATACAGATTCCAAATCAAAAGAGGAATACTTGCGAGACTCAATTGCTTCTGGATACGCCGTGCATTTTATTGTCGGAAAAGATGCAAAATACTACGGTTGGAGTAGCAGTCTCAATTTAACAGTAAAAGCCGTTCCTAAGATGGATGATTTTAGTTTACATATTTCAATCGAAGGCAAAGAAGATTCTATTTTACAAAATAAAAAACAACTTGAGGCTACAGGCAAACTTTTAAAAAAACTTTCTACTGACCTAGATATTCCTTTCTCTAATCAAAATATCAATTCGAATTCCGGCATCTTCACTCATATCCAAGCAAAAAGAAATACGGAAATTTTGTTGATCTAA
- a CDS encoding DUF2723 domain-containing protein, with protein sequence MSKLKSRLNEFFLANYISYPLIFGISFLFYLYCVCPGIGFGDTAILIDNIKRGILNTEVNTHPLTILIGKLFLSLPGDNIAYQANLLSAFSGALALGIFLNAVQEYHENLFVSFLSTIALAVSYSFFWHSTIVENYNISSIITALSLLFYVRIEKRKEEKWFYPLFALFGIGIFNHMQMGFLGMGIGVQFLLHFFKVKNRLSFFLKCSAGFIIGLIPWTTLLINDISHNGDFTLVIKNAFMGSFGGVFFNQTWIVALQEFIIIYLFQFPNLFFIFPLIGLVFVVKNKSSLLAFSGSLIHFFTNTYFFAFYGTWDKFAFLLQSFILFVFYGSFFLQSFQSRKRIIVIILNVSILVSVFWGTQFYEAVELSAQNPSGFWYPRYNNNYSLNLYNQARYVIVPNKRDYKEVENYCELLFAKLPEGSTMLEDDSRTYYPLADYFQKYYNRRKDIHFLLMNSWGIAGWGLSSEQVAKEIKMSVEKGIPFFLPSLSVPYGPIIDSISKDNTMFIEKYPLSDTQWIYQVKTRSVVINETKNEKNLWDLKIENITAKSTNVLLERQLMYNFIPDTWDSSDQIFASGEVGSYVEFNLKYPQIETKLLQFNFTTAPDFGLINVRWNNKSIFEGLDLYSPSVRRLSKTISDVNIQKENILRIEIAGKNKNSSGFKFGIDSLKANDK encoded by the coding sequence ATGTCAAAATTAAAATCCAGACTTAACGAATTCTTCTTAGCGAATTACATATCTTATCCACTCATCTTTGGTATTAGTTTTTTATTCTATTTGTATTGCGTTTGTCCGGGAATCGGCTTTGGTGATACGGCAATCTTGATAGACAATATTAAACGAGGTATCCTAAACACCGAAGTCAATACGCATCCACTTACAATTCTTATTGGGAAATTATTTCTGAGTTTGCCAGGAGATAATATCGCCTATCAAGCAAATTTATTATCTGCCTTTTCCGGGGCGTTAGCACTTGGTATTTTTTTAAATGCAGTGCAAGAATATCATGAAAATCTTTTCGTATCCTTTCTTTCAACTATCGCTCTTGCTGTATCCTATTCTTTTTTCTGGCACAGCACTATTGTCGAAAATTACAATATTAGTTCAATCATCACAGCATTATCGCTATTATTCTACGTGAGAATAGAAAAGAGAAAAGAGGAAAAATGGTTTTATCCTCTCTTTGCTCTTTTCGGTATAGGAATCTTTAATCATATGCAGATGGGATTTCTTGGAATGGGAATCGGGGTTCAATTTCTTTTGCATTTTTTTAAAGTTAAAAACAGACTTTCCTTTTTCTTGAAATGCTCTGCTGGATTTATCATTGGACTTATTCCTTGGACGACCCTACTGATCAACGACATTTCGCATAACGGTGACTTTACTTTAGTTATTAAAAATGCATTCATGGGTTCGTTCGGTGGCGTTTTCTTCAATCAAACTTGGATTGTTGCGCTTCAAGAATTTATAATTATCTATTTATTTCAATTCCCGAATTTATTTTTTATTTTCCCCCTCATTGGCTTGGTATTCGTTGTAAAAAACAAAAGTTCCCTACTCGCATTCTCCGGAAGTCTAATTCATTTCTTTACAAATACTTATTTCTTTGCCTTTTATGGGACATGGGATAAATTTGCTTTTCTACTTCAATCGTTCATCCTATTTGTATTCTATGGAAGTTTTTTCTTACAATCCTTTCAGAGCCGAAAAAGGATAATCGTTATTATCCTAAATGTCTCCATCTTGGTCTCAGTATTCTGGGGAACTCAATTTTATGAGGCAGTTGAATTGTCTGCTCAAAATCCTTCCGGTTTCTGGTATCCAAGGTATAATAACAATTATTCGCTAAACCTATATAACCAGGCAAGGTATGTTATCGTTCCAAACAAGAGAGATTACAAAGAAGTTGAGAATTACTGTGAGTTGCTCTTTGCGAAATTACCAGAAGGCTCTACGATGTTAGAAGATGATTCCAGAACCTATTATCCATTAGCCGATTATTTTCAAAAATACTACAACCGAAGAAAAGACATTCATTTCTTGCTTATGAATTCATGGGGAATTGCAGGTTGGGGTTTAAGCTCGGAGCAAGTAGCAAAGGAAATTAAAATGTCCGTAGAAAAAGGAATTCCTTTCTTTCTACCTAGTCTTTCTGTTCCCTACGGTCCAATCATAGACTCTATTTCAAAGGATAATACAATGTTTATTGAAAAATATCCTCTGTCAGATACGCAATGGATTTATCAGGTTAAAACTCGCAGCGTAGTTATAAATGAAACTAAAAATGAGAAAAATCTCTGGGATTTAAAAATAGAAAACATTACGGCTAAGAGCACTAACGTTCTATTAGAAAGACAACTAATGTATAATTTTATTCCTGATACATGGGACTCTTCGGATCAAATCTTTGCATCAGGAGAAGTAGGTTCCTATGTAGAGTTTAATTTGAAGTATCCTCAGATAGAAACAAAGCTTCTTCAATTTAATTTTACAACCGCTCCTGATTTTGGCTTAATCAATGTTCGATGGAATAATAAGAGCATCTTCGAAGGACTTGATTTATATTCACCAAGCGTTCGTAGATTGAGCAAAACTATTTCGGATGTAAATATTCAAAAAGAAAATATTCTACGAATTGAAATTGCCGGAAAGAATAAAAACTCTTCCGGCTTTAAGTTTGGAATTGATTCTCTAAAAGCAAACGACAAATAG